In a single window of the Insulibacter thermoxylanivorax genome:
- the gap gene encoding type I glyceraldehyde-3-phosphate dehydrogenase, with protein MVKVGINGFGRIGRNVFRAALNNPEVEIVAINDLTDVKTLAHLLKYDTTHGKLDATVEAKEGELIVNGKSVKVFAERDPGALPWGDLGVEIVVESTGIFTDKEKAQAHLKGGAKKVIISAPAKNEDITIVMGVNEDKYDPANHHVISNASCTTNCLAPFAKVLNDKFGIVKGMMSTIHSYTNDQNVLDLPHKDLRRARAAAENIIPSTTGAAKAVALVLPELKGKLNGMAFRVPTPNVSVTDLVAELATNVTVEEVNAALKEAAEGPLKGILAYSEEPLVSRDYNGNPASSIIDALSTMVVGDNLVKVVSWYDNEWGYSNRVVDLVQYIANKGL; from the coding sequence ATGGTAAAAGTAGGTATCAATGGTTTTGGTCGTATCGGCCGCAACGTATTCCGTGCAGCCCTGAACAATCCGGAGGTTGAAATTGTAGCGATCAATGACTTGACCGATGTCAAGACATTGGCACATCTGCTGAAGTACGACACCACTCACGGCAAGCTGGATGCAACGGTAGAGGCTAAAGAAGGCGAATTGATTGTCAACGGCAAGTCCGTGAAGGTATTCGCAGAGCGCGATCCAGGTGCACTTCCTTGGGGAGACCTCGGCGTAGAGATCGTTGTTGAATCCACCGGGATCTTCACAGATAAGGAAAAGGCACAAGCTCACCTGAAGGGTGGAGCGAAGAAAGTCATCATCTCTGCTCCTGCTAAGAACGAAGACATCACGATTGTTATGGGCGTTAACGAAGACAAATACGACCCGGCAAACCACCATGTGATCTCCAACGCATCTTGTACAACAAACTGCTTAGCGCCATTCGCGAAGGTTCTTAACGATAAATTCGGCATCGTAAAAGGAATGATGTCGACGATTCACTCCTACACGAACGACCAAAATGTTCTCGACCTGCCGCACAAGGATCTGCGCCGTGCACGTGCAGCTGCTGAGAACATCATCCCGTCCACTACTGGTGCAGCTAAGGCGGTTGCATTGGTACTGCCTGAACTGAAAGGCAAGCTGAACGGTATGGCATTCCGCGTACCTACTCCGAACGTTTCCGTAACTGACCTGGTTGCAGAACTGGCTACGAACGTCACCGTGGAAGAAGTAAACGCTGCGCTGAAGGAAGCTGCTGAAGGTCCGCTGAAAGGCATCCTGGCATACTCCGAAGAGCCGCTGGTATCGAGAGACTATAACGGTAACCCGGCTTCCTCGATCATCGATGCTCTGTCCACGATGGTTGTCGGCGACAACCTTGTGAAGGTTGTATCCTGGTACGATAACGAGTGGGGTTACTCCAACCGCGTTGTTGACCTCGTACAATATATCGCAAACAAAGGCCTGTAA
- a CDS encoding phosphoglycerate kinase, whose protein sequence is MNKKSVRDIDVAGKRVFVRVDFNVPIHDGVITDDTRIRETLPTIKYLIEQGAKIILASHLGRPKGQVVEEFRLTQVAKRLSELLDGKPVAKADEAVGDAVKAQVEKLNNGDILLLENVRFYPGEEKNDPEFAKQLAELADIYVNDAFGAAHRAHASTEGIAHHLPAVSGLLMEKELEVLGKALQEPERPFTAIIGGAKVKDKIGVIENLLNIADNILIGGGIAYTFFKAQGYEIGKSLVDEEKLDLALGFIEKAKEKNVNFYLPVDIVVGDDFSEDANVQVVDVDKIPADWEGLDIGPKTREIYADVIKKSKLVVWNGPMGVFEMDKFAEGTKAVAQACAETEGYTILGGGDSAAAAEKFQLADKMDHISTGGGASLEFMEGKALPGVVALNDK, encoded by the coding sequence ATGAACAAGAAGAGTGTTCGCGATATCGATGTAGCTGGCAAGAGAGTATTCGTCCGTGTGGACTTTAACGTTCCGATTCATGACGGCGTGATTACAGATGACACTCGGATTCGTGAAACTTTGCCGACGATTAAGTATCTCATCGAACAAGGTGCGAAGATCATCTTGGCGAGCCACCTAGGTCGTCCTAAGGGGCAAGTTGTCGAGGAATTCCGTCTTACGCAAGTTGCGAAGCGCCTGTCCGAATTGCTTGATGGCAAGCCGGTAGCGAAGGCAGATGAGGCTGTGGGCGATGCTGTCAAGGCCCAAGTCGAGAAGCTGAATAACGGAGATATTCTTCTGCTTGAGAACGTGCGCTTCTATCCAGGGGAAGAGAAGAATGATCCGGAATTTGCCAAGCAGCTGGCTGAACTTGCGGACATCTATGTGAACGATGCTTTCGGCGCTGCTCACCGGGCTCATGCTTCGACGGAGGGAATTGCGCATCATCTGCCGGCGGTTTCCGGTCTTCTGATGGAGAAAGAGCTGGAGGTTCTCGGCAAAGCGCTGCAAGAACCTGAGCGTCCATTTACGGCGATCATCGGCGGTGCGAAGGTTAAGGATAAGATCGGCGTAATCGAGAATCTGCTGAACATCGCGGATAATATCTTGATCGGCGGCGGAATCGCTTATACCTTCTTCAAAGCGCAAGGATATGAGATCGGCAAGTCCTTGGTCGATGAGGAGAAGCTGGATCTGGCTCTAGGCTTCATCGAGAAAGCCAAGGAGAAGAATGTGAACTTCTATCTCCCTGTTGATATCGTTGTAGGGGATGATTTCAGCGAAGATGCGAACGTGCAAGTTGTAGATGTCGACAAGATCCCTGCCGATTGGGAAGGTTTGGATATCGGACCGAAGACGCGCGAGATCTACGCCGATGTGATCAAGAAGTCGAAGCTCGTCGTATGGAACGGCCCGATGGGTGTCTTCGAGATGGATAAGTTTGCAGAAGGAACGAAAGCCGTAGCACAAGCTTGCGCGGAAACGGAAGGATATACGATCTTGGGCGGCGGCGATTCGGCAGCGGCTGCAGAGAAGTTCCAACTTGCAGACAAGATGGACCATATCTCGACGGGCGGCGGTGCATCGCTTGAGTTCATGGAGGGTAAAGCACTGCCCGGCGTAGTAGCACTTAACGATAAATAA
- the tpiA gene encoding triose-phosphate isomerase: MRTPIIAGNWKMFKTAGEAVSFVNEVKGKAEIAGVESVICAPFTALPALAEAVKGTSLKIGAQNMHWEESGAYTGEISGPMLQDLGVHYVIIGHSERRAYFAETDETVNKKVHAAFKYGITPIICVGEKLEEREAGQTKEVCRVQTEAALQGLTAEQAAQAVIAYEPIWAIGTGKSSTAEDANEVISYIRERVAAVFGQETADKIRIQYGGSVKPSNIREFMQQPDIDGALVGGASLEAASYIQLVEGAK; encoded by the coding sequence ATGCGGACCCCGATCATAGCGGGCAACTGGAAGATGTTCAAAACTGCAGGGGAAGCGGTCTCTTTCGTCAATGAAGTGAAGGGCAAAGCGGAGATCGCAGGTGTGGAAAGTGTGATTTGCGCTCCTTTCACGGCCTTGCCGGCACTCGCAGAAGCGGTGAAAGGGACGAGTCTGAAGATTGGCGCGCAGAATATGCATTGGGAAGAGAGCGGCGCATACACAGGTGAGATCAGCGGCCCGATGCTGCAGGACCTCGGCGTTCACTATGTCATCATCGGCCATTCTGAGCGCCGTGCTTATTTTGCAGAAACCGATGAGACGGTGAACAAGAAAGTTCATGCAGCATTTAAATACGGCATCACGCCGATCATCTGTGTGGGCGAGAAATTAGAAGAGCGCGAAGCGGGCCAGACGAAGGAAGTTTGCCGTGTGCAGACGGAGGCGGCGCTGCAAGGTTTGACTGCAGAACAAGCTGCACAAGCGGTCATCGCCTACGAACCGATCTGGGCGATCGGCACGGGCAAATCTTCCACGGCGGAAGATGCGAATGAAGTGATCAGCTATATTCGTGAACGGGTAGCAGCGGTATTTGGCCAAGAAACCGCTGATAAGATTCGCATCCAATACGGCGGCAGCGTGAAGCCGAGCAATATTCGCGAATTCATGCAGCAGCCGGATATTGACGGTGCGCTCGTAGGCGGTGCAAGCCTCGAGGCGGCATCGTATATTCAATTGGTCGAGGGGGCCAAATAA
- the gpmI gene encoding 2,3-bisphosphoglycerate-independent phosphoglycerate mutase, giving the protein MTRPRPVALIILDGFGLRDEKENNAVAQAHKPNFDRYWNEYPHTTLTAYGEAVGLPDGQMGNSEVGHLNIGAGRIVYQDLTRITKSIRDGEFENNETLLGAIQHAKSKGKKLHLAGLVSDGGVHSHISHLYALLDLCKKQNFYDVYVHAFLDGRDVAPDSARKYVEELTNYMKDLGVGQLATVQGRYYAMDRDKRWDRVEKSYRAMVYGEGPQAQDPLKAIEDSYAQEVYDEFVVPTVIVKEDGKPVATVESEDSIIFFNFRPDRAIQLSLVFTNEDFREFDRGPGRPTNLFFVCMTLFSESVGGYVAYKPKNLDNTLGEVIAQHGLKQLRIAETEKYPHVTFFFSGGRDVELPGETRVLINSPKVATYDLKPEMSAYEVADACVKEIEEDRHDVIILNFANPDMVGHSGKLEPTIKAVEATDASLGKVVEAVLAKGGVAVIIADHGNAEMMLDEQGRPHTAHTINPVPFIVTDKNVKLREGGILADVAPTILKLMNIPQPKEMTGKTIIVD; this is encoded by the coding sequence ATGACTAGACCTAGACCAGTCGCACTAATCATCTTAGACGGCTTCGGACTCCGCGATGAGAAGGAGAACAATGCCGTAGCACAAGCACATAAGCCGAACTTCGACCGCTATTGGAATGAGTATCCTCACACCACCTTAACGGCATACGGCGAAGCCGTCGGTCTGCCGGATGGGCAGATGGGCAACTCGGAAGTTGGACACCTGAATATCGGCGCGGGCCGGATCGTCTACCAGGATCTGACGAGGATCACGAAGTCGATTCGCGACGGCGAGTTTGAGAACAATGAAACGCTGCTTGGCGCCATCCAACATGCCAAATCGAAGGGCAAGAAGCTTCATCTTGCCGGCCTCGTATCCGACGGCGGCGTGCACAGCCATATCAGCCACCTCTATGCCCTTCTGGATCTGTGCAAGAAGCAGAACTTCTACGATGTCTATGTCCATGCCTTCCTCGATGGGCGGGACGTAGCTCCGGACTCCGCGAGAAAATATGTGGAAGAATTGACGAACTACATGAAGGATCTGGGAGTCGGGCAATTGGCTACGGTCCAAGGCCGCTACTATGCGATGGACCGAGATAAGCGCTGGGATCGCGTAGAGAAGTCCTACCGGGCGATGGTTTACGGCGAAGGTCCGCAGGCGCAAGACCCGCTGAAGGCGATCGAGGATTCCTATGCCCAAGAAGTCTATGACGAGTTCGTCGTGCCGACAGTGATCGTCAAGGAAGACGGCAAGCCGGTGGCAACCGTTGAATCCGAGGATTCGATCATCTTCTTCAACTTCCGTCCGGACCGGGCGATCCAGCTGTCCCTCGTGTTCACGAACGAAGACTTCCGCGAGTTCGACCGCGGGCCTGGCCGTCCGACGAATCTGTTCTTCGTGTGCATGACGCTCTTCAGCGAGAGTGTCGGCGGGTACGTTGCATACAAGCCCAAAAATCTGGATAATACTTTAGGGGAAGTCATCGCGCAGCATGGGCTCAAACAGCTCAGAATCGCTGAGACGGAGAAGTATCCGCACGTGACCTTCTTCTTCAGCGGCGGACGCGATGTGGAACTCCCTGGGGAGACGCGCGTTCTGATCAATTCTCCGAAGGTCGCAACTTACGACCTGAAACCGGAGATGAGCGCCTATGAAGTGGCGGATGCCTGCGTGAAGGAGATCGAGGAAGACCGTCATGATGTGATCATCTTGAACTTCGCTAACCCGGATATGGTCGGTCATTCCGGCAAGCTGGAACCGACGATCAAAGCGGTTGAAGCGACGGATGCCTCCCTTGGCAAAGTCGTTGAGGCGGTCCTCGCTAAGGGCGGAGTTGCTGTGATCATCGCTGACCACGGCAATGCCGAGATGATGCTCGATGAACAGGGACGTCCGCATACCGCGCATACGATCAATCCGGTGCCGTTCATCGTCACGGATAAGAATGTTAAACTGCGCGAAGGCGGTATCCTGGCGGATGTGGCGCCGACGATCCTGAAGCTGATGAACATTCCGCAGCCGAAAGAGATGACGGGTAAGACGATCATCGTCGATTAA
- the eno gene encoding phosphopyruvate hydratase, translating to MTIIADVYAREVLDSRGNPTVEVDVLLESGAQGRAIVPSGASTGAYEAVELRDGDKSRYLGKGVLNAVKNVNEIIAPEIIGWDALDQVGIDKKMIELDGTPNKGKLGANAILAVSMAVARAAADAIGVPLYVYLGGFNAKTLPVPMMNILNGGAHADNNVDIQEFMVLPVGAKTFTEALRMGAEIFHNLKAVLQGKGLNTAVGDEGGFAPNLGSNEEALATIIEAIEKAGYKPGEDVMLGMDVASTEFFKDGKYHLEGEGKTFTSAEFVDFLADLVEKYPIISIEDGCAEDDWEGWKLLTDRLGDKVQLVGDDLFVTNTARLSEGIEKGVGNSILIKVNQIGTLTETFDAIEMAKRAGYTAVISHRSGESEDSTIADIAVATNAGQIKTGAPSRTDRVAKYNQLLRIEDELGDIALYGGRDAFYNLNK from the coding sequence ATGACAATCATTGCTGATGTCTATGCACGCGAAGTGCTTGACTCCCGCGGCAACCCAACAGTAGAAGTAGACGTGCTGTTGGAATCCGGTGCACAAGGCCGTGCCATCGTTCCTTCCGGCGCTTCGACAGGTGCATATGAAGCTGTTGAACTTCGCGACGGCGATAAGAGCCGTTATCTGGGTAAGGGTGTACTTAATGCGGTTAAGAATGTGAACGAAATCATCGCGCCTGAGATCATCGGTTGGGATGCCCTTGATCAAGTCGGTATCGACAAGAAGATGATCGAACTGGACGGCACTCCGAACAAAGGCAAACTCGGTGCGAACGCGATCCTCGCGGTATCGATGGCCGTAGCTCGGGCGGCTGCTGACGCCATTGGCGTACCTCTATATGTCTACCTTGGCGGCTTCAATGCGAAGACCCTGCCTGTGCCGATGATGAATATCCTGAACGGCGGCGCGCATGCGGATAACAACGTGGACATTCAGGAGTTCATGGTTCTGCCTGTAGGTGCAAAGACCTTCACCGAAGCTCTGCGCATGGGTGCTGAGATCTTCCATAACCTGAAGGCAGTTCTGCAAGGCAAGGGCTTGAATACGGCAGTAGGCGACGAAGGCGGCTTCGCTCCGAACCTCGGTTCGAACGAAGAAGCACTGGCTACGATCATCGAAGCGATCGAGAAAGCCGGCTACAAACCAGGCGAAGACGTCATGCTGGGTATGGACGTTGCATCCACTGAGTTCTTCAAGGATGGCAAGTACCATCTGGAAGGCGAAGGCAAGACCTTCACATCGGCGGAGTTCGTAGACTTCCTGGCTGATCTTGTGGAGAAGTATCCGATCATCTCGATCGAAGACGGCTGTGCAGAGGACGACTGGGAAGGATGGAAACTGCTCACTGATCGTCTCGGCGACAAGGTACAGCTCGTCGGCGATGACCTGTTCGTAACGAACACAGCTCGTCTGTCCGAAGGCATCGAGAAGGGCGTGGGCAACTCGATCCTGATCAAGGTGAATCAGATCGGTACGCTGACGGAGACCTTCGATGCGATTGAGATGGCGAAGCGCGCAGGTTACACGGCGGTGATCTCCCACCGTTCCGGTGAGAGCGAAGACAGCACAATCGCTGACATCGCTGTGGCAACCAATGCCGGCCAGATCAAGACCGGTGCTCCTTCCCGTACAGACCGCGTAGCGAAGTACAATCAGCTGCTCCGCATCGAGGACGAGCTGGGCGATATCGCTCTGTATGGCGGTCGTGATGCATTCTACAACCTGAACAAGTAA
- the secG gene encoding preprotein translocase subunit SecG, with protein MAIAVKILLVIVSLGLILTVLLQQGKSAGLSGAISGGAEHLFGKQKARGLDLLLHRTTIVLGVLFVVLCVAATFISG; from the coding sequence GTGGCTATCGCAGTTAAGATCCTTTTGGTGATCGTTTCCTTAGGGTTAATATTGACCGTATTACTGCAACAAGGTAAGAGTGCCGGTCTGTCCGGTGCGATCAGCGGCGGTGCTGAGCACTTGTTCGGGAAACAGAAAGCTCGCGGATTAGATCTTCTTCTGCATCGTACGACGATTGTGCTTGGTGTTTTATTCGTCGTGTTATGCGTTGCCGCGACGTTCATATCGGGTTAA
- a CDS encoding alpha/beta hydrolase, protein MTQGWKSTQSFYLEGIGEKKRTCLLLIHGFTGNPGDFRRLGSCLHGAGYTVLAIRLPGHGTTPEEMQRTRWEDWWQHTLLSYDLLAKTVPDAEIIPIGYSMGGLLAMKLSLVRQTEGVVSLAAPIELMDRRIRYAGLVKYVKPYIHKQPAICDYLVIERGAYSKTPLACVESLYKHIQIMKRQLSYVTAPIFIGQGLRDATVKPISAAYIERHVSSRHKVVRYYPETTHAILADRSRDEVYADVLRFVEHLHTGKELDRTASVDNSGMVMADGSDVILEPTLV, encoded by the coding sequence ATGACTCAAGGTTGGAAATCAACGCAATCATTCTATCTGGAAGGGATCGGGGAGAAGAAACGGACTTGTCTGCTTCTGATCCATGGTTTTACCGGTAATCCGGGGGATTTCCGCAGGTTGGGCAGCTGCTTGCATGGTGCGGGATATACGGTGCTGGCGATTCGCTTGCCCGGCCACGGTACGACTCCCGAGGAGATGCAGAGGACGCGCTGGGAAGATTGGTGGCAGCATACGCTCCTTAGTTATGATCTGCTGGCTAAGACGGTACCGGATGCAGAGATCATACCCATCGGCTATTCCATGGGCGGGCTGCTGGCGATGAAGTTGTCTTTGGTGCGGCAGACGGAAGGTGTCGTCAGTCTGGCGGCGCCGATCGAACTTATGGATCGCAGGATTCGTTACGCGGGATTGGTGAAGTATGTCAAACCATATATTCACAAACAGCCTGCGATATGCGATTATCTAGTAATAGAGAGAGGCGCCTATTCTAAAACACCGCTTGCTTGCGTCGAAAGCTTGTACAAGCATATCCAGATCATGAAACGGCAGCTGTCCTATGTGACGGCTCCGATCTTCATCGGACAAGGTCTGCGTGATGCTACGGTTAAACCGATCAGTGCAGCATATATTGAGCGCCATGTGTCTTCTAGACATAAGGTGGTGCGATACTATCCGGAGACGACCCATGCGATCTTGGCGGATCGAAGCCGGGATGAAGTCTATGCTGATGTGCTTCGTTTCGTAGAGCATCTTCACACTGGCAAAGAACTGGACCGTACAGCTTCTGTCGATAACAGCGGTATGGTGATGGCCGACGGCTCAGATGTGATCCTGGAACCGACTCTCGTCTGA